The Latilactobacillus sakei subsp. sakei DSM 20017 = JCM 1157 genome includes a window with the following:
- a CDS encoding DUF916 and DUF3324 domain-containing protein has protein sequence MRLRKWTTGLAVGLFGWLLLASNQPVSAAQEHIDFEVEKVKSNRQVDQENRFFDLGIEPGKKETIQVLVHNFSDKNIKVHSEIDNSLTQQGGGIIYRPTKDGIIKETSHTLMDVAKVHRADRVITLGPNEVKKVSATITMPSEQTKGMIYGAWHFIEYGQKETDNHSNVSGSYAYNMGIVLRGKPYEIYPELKYQGVNPTVRNGHPALGIQLNNTKPMAIKNAKVKAVVYKNGFFKDKRVYETDSVDVAPNSQWTVPISWAFDRLKPGRYNISISVKGNSYWNQLPMSWHFRKKITINQQQADKINQASVKKPVNKWAYVATASGILMLVSFWFVYRVLKLTRGL, from the coding sequence ATGCGATTAAGAAAATGGACAACAGGGTTAGCAGTTGGGCTGTTCGGCTGGCTATTATTGGCTAGCAACCAGCCGGTTTCAGCAGCACAGGAACATATCGATTTTGAAGTTGAAAAAGTTAAATCGAACCGCCAAGTGGATCAAGAAAATCGCTTTTTTGATTTAGGAATTGAACCGGGTAAAAAAGAAACCATTCAGGTTTTGGTTCATAATTTCAGTGATAAAAATATTAAAGTTCATTCAGAGATTGATAATAGTTTGACGCAACAAGGTGGGGGGATTATTTATCGCCCTACGAAAGATGGCATTATCAAAGAAACATCGCATACATTGATGGATGTTGCTAAAGTTCATCGGGCCGATCGAGTGATTACGCTAGGCCCTAATGAGGTCAAAAAGGTCAGTGCGACGATTACGATGCCATCTGAACAAACCAAAGGGATGATTTACGGCGCTTGGCATTTTATTGAATACGGTCAAAAAGAAACTGACAATCATTCGAATGTCTCCGGGAGTTATGCCTACAATATGGGGATCGTTTTGCGCGGTAAGCCTTACGAGATTTACCCAGAGTTGAAATATCAAGGGGTTAACCCAACCGTCAGAAACGGGCATCCAGCGTTAGGGATTCAGTTGAATAATACGAAACCAATGGCCATCAAGAATGCCAAGGTGAAGGCGGTCGTTTACAAGAATGGCTTCTTTAAAGACAAGCGTGTTTATGAAACAGACAGCGTTGATGTTGCACCTAATTCGCAGTGGACTGTGCCAATCTCATGGGCGTTCGATCGATTGAAACCCGGTCGTTATAACATTTCCATCAGTGTTAAAGGTAATAGTTATTGGAACCAATTACCAATGAGCTGGCACTTTAGAAAGAAAATCACGATCAATCAACAACAAGCCGATAAGATTAATCAAGCATCAGTGAAGAAACCCGTTAATAAATGGGCGTATGTCGCGACTGCTAGTGGCATTTTGATGCTTGTTTCATTCTGGTTTGTTTATCGGGTATTGAAATTAACAAGGGGGCTTTAA
- a CDS encoding WxL domain-containing protein, with product MSTPNEEKVVGTAAKDAGDGANVFGWNPSDIRLALNGSNDVATGEYHAGLTWTLNTTI from the coding sequence TTGAGTACACCAAATGAAGAAAAAGTGGTTGGAACAGCTGCTAAAGATGCTGGCGATGGCGCTAACGTCTTTGGTTGGAACCCAAGCGATATTCGTTTAGCTTTAAACGGTTCAAACGATGTGGCAACTGGTGAATATCACGCTGGTTTAACATGGACATTAAACACAACAATCTAA